Proteins encoded by one window of Sphingomonas ginkgonis:
- a CDS encoding succinate dehydrogenase assembly factor 2 has translation MHPDEELRRLHWRAHHRGTREADMMIGGFFDAHAARWSQLERAWFTALLDEQDVDIMAWAIGTAVPPERFAGAAMTALQKLDYLKVAR, from the coding sequence ATGCATCCCGACGAGGAACTGAGGCGCCTCCACTGGCGCGCGCACCATCGCGGCACGCGCGAGGCGGACATGATGATCGGCGGCTTCTTCGACGCCCATGCGGCGCGCTGGAGCCAGCTGGAGCGCGCCTGGTTCACCGCTTTGCTCGACGAGCAAGACGTCGACATCATGGCCTGGGCGATCGGAACCGCCGTTCCGCCGGAACGCTTCGCCGGTGCCGCCATGACGGCGCTGCAAAAGCTCGATTACCTCAAGGTGGCGCGTTGA
- the mfd gene encoding transcription-repair coupling factor has protein sequence MNLDKILKSGEPLTLAGVPTGFLPWLAADLARAAHGTGGGGRAVVIVPDEQAMRALADTAPVFAPEIEVVSFPAWDCLPYDRSSPTLRVMAERLSALHQLQAKRTGPQLLVATANAATQRLLTPFRIRQLTRRLAPGERIDRDQLVKLLTANGYQRVESVHDAGEYAVRGSLVDLFPAGESMGVRLDFFGDEVETMRRFDPADQRTTGPAEAFTLMPASEALLDEESIKRFRARYRETFGANATGDPLYQAISDGRRLAGMEHWLPLFEEKLATLFDHLGDGDLIVRDGGTDGALTSRFESIQDYFQNRERAMVAEPGSYRPLAPQALYFAKKEWDQTVADRPIHLASAFPEPEGPRTIDFGVTAARDFAPERAQNENVYEAVAEHVAKLRKGKHKIVLASYSGGARERLAGLLKDHGLTSLRAVDGWQEALGVANSAALLVLPLEHGFTTPDVAVLTEQDMLGDRLVRRRKRRKSADAFLSELATLTPGDLVVHADHGIGRYEGLAQVKVGNAPHDCVALEYAGGNKLYVPVENIDVLTRYGAENEGVQLDRLGGEAWQRRKARMKERIREIAGELIQTAALRATRAGAVAEADSTYPAFVDRFPYEETEDQDRAIGDVLEDLGAGRPMDRLVCGDVGFGKTEVALRAAFVAAMAGYQVALVCPTTLLARQHYANFVERFKGFPIEVGRLSRLVSSTEAKKTKDLLEAGKVDILIGTHAILAKGIKFRKLGLVIVDEEQRFGVTHKERLKALKNDVHVLTLTATPIPRTLQMAMSGLRELSVIQTPPVDRLAVRTYVTPWDPIVVREALLREHYRGGQSYFVVPRVADLPDIEEWLREEVPEVKAIAAHGQMAAGEVEERMSAFYDRKYDVLLSTTIVESGLDIPSANTLVVHRADRFGLAQLYQLRGRVGRSKTRAYAYLTTPPDRQITETAEKRLQVLANLDSLGAGFQLASHDLDIRGAGNLLGDEQSGHIKEVGFELYQSMLEEAILAVKSGHADTPKEEFSPQINVEAPVMIPEAYVPDLDLRMGLYRRLGELEDRQQVEEFAAELIDRFGPLPGDTENLLSIVETKINCRKACIAKLDVGAKGAVVTFAPSGFPDVPGLLGYVDRLKGAAKLRPDQKLVVSRDWGNAKSRLDGALQISRGLARVVAAGEKAKVLEPA, from the coding sequence TTGAACCTCGACAAGATCCTCAAGAGCGGCGAGCCGCTGACGCTCGCCGGCGTGCCCACCGGCTTCCTGCCCTGGCTCGCTGCGGACCTTGCGCGCGCGGCGCACGGGACGGGCGGCGGCGGTCGTGCGGTGGTGATCGTTCCCGACGAGCAGGCGATGCGCGCGCTGGCGGACACGGCGCCGGTGTTCGCGCCGGAAATCGAGGTGGTGAGCTTTCCGGCGTGGGACTGCCTGCCCTACGATCGCAGCTCGCCGACGCTCCGCGTCATGGCCGAGCGGCTTTCCGCTTTGCACCAGTTGCAGGCCAAGCGGACGGGCCCGCAGCTGCTGGTGGCGACCGCCAACGCCGCGACGCAGCGGCTGCTGACACCCTTCCGAATCCGCCAGCTCACCCGCCGGCTCGCGCCCGGCGAGCGGATCGACCGCGACCAGCTGGTGAAGCTGCTGACCGCCAACGGCTACCAGCGGGTCGAGAGCGTCCACGACGCGGGCGAATATGCGGTGCGCGGCTCGCTGGTCGACCTGTTCCCGGCCGGCGAGAGCATGGGCGTCCGGCTCGACTTCTTCGGCGACGAGGTCGAGACGATGCGGCGGTTCGACCCCGCCGACCAGCGGACGACCGGGCCGGCCGAGGCCTTCACCCTGATGCCGGCGAGCGAAGCGCTGCTCGACGAGGAGAGCATCAAGCGATTCCGCGCCCGCTACCGCGAGACGTTCGGGGCGAACGCCACCGGCGACCCGCTCTACCAGGCAATCTCTGACGGGCGTCGGCTGGCCGGCATGGAGCATTGGCTCCCATTGTTCGAGGAGAAGCTGGCGACCCTGTTCGACCATCTCGGCGACGGCGACCTGATCGTCCGCGACGGCGGTACCGACGGCGCGCTGACCAGCCGCTTCGAGAGCATCCAAGACTATTTTCAGAACCGCGAGCGGGCGATGGTCGCCGAGCCGGGAAGCTACCGGCCGCTCGCCCCGCAGGCGCTCTATTTCGCCAAGAAGGAATGGGACCAGACGGTCGCCGACCGGCCGATCCATCTCGCCTCCGCCTTCCCCGAGCCCGAGGGGCCGCGCACGATCGACTTCGGGGTGACCGCCGCACGCGACTTCGCGCCGGAGCGAGCGCAGAACGAGAATGTCTACGAAGCCGTTGCAGAGCATGTCGCCAAGCTACGGAAGGGCAAGCACAAGATCGTGCTTGCCTCCTACAGCGGCGGCGCCCGCGAGCGGCTCGCGGGGCTGCTCAAGGATCATGGCCTGACCAGCCTCCGCGCGGTCGACGGCTGGCAGGAGGCGCTCGGCGTCGCCAACAGCGCGGCGCTGCTCGTCCTCCCGCTCGAACATGGCTTCACCACGCCCGACGTCGCGGTGCTGACCGAGCAGGACATGCTCGGCGACCGGCTGGTGCGGCGGCGCAAGCGGCGCAAGAGCGCGGACGCCTTCCTGTCGGAGCTGGCGACGCTCACTCCGGGCGACCTCGTCGTCCATGCCGACCATGGCATCGGCCGATACGAAGGGCTGGCGCAGGTCAAGGTCGGCAACGCGCCGCACGACTGCGTGGCGCTCGAATATGCCGGCGGCAACAAGCTCTACGTCCCGGTCGAGAACATCGACGTCCTGACCCGCTACGGCGCGGAGAATGAGGGCGTGCAGCTCGACCGGCTCGGCGGCGAGGCGTGGCAGCGCCGCAAGGCGCGGATGAAGGAGCGGATTCGCGAGATCGCGGGCGAGCTCATTCAGACCGCCGCGCTGCGCGCCACCCGCGCGGGCGCCGTCGCCGAGGCGGACAGCACCTACCCCGCCTTCGTCGACCGCTTTCCCTATGAGGAAACCGAAGACCAGGACCGGGCGATCGGCGACGTTCTCGAAGATCTCGGCGCCGGGCGGCCGATGGACCGGCTGGTCTGCGGTGACGTCGGGTTCGGCAAGACCGAGGTCGCGCTGCGCGCCGCGTTCGTCGCCGCGATGGCCGGCTACCAGGTCGCGCTGGTCTGCCCGACGACCCTGCTAGCGCGCCAGCACTACGCCAATTTCGTCGAGCGTTTCAAAGGCTTCCCGATCGAAGTTGGGCGGCTGTCGAGGCTCGTCTCGTCGACTGAGGCGAAAAAGACCAAGGATCTTCTCGAGGCCGGCAAGGTCGATATCCTGATCGGCACCCACGCGATCCTCGCCAAGGGGATCAAGTTCCGCAAGCTGGGCCTGGTCATCGTCGACGAGGAGCAGCGCTTCGGGGTCACCCACAAGGAGCGGCTGAAGGCGCTCAAGAACGACGTCCACGTCCTGACGCTGACCGCTACGCCGATCCCCCGCACGCTGCAGATGGCGATGAGCGGGTTACGCGAACTGTCGGTGATCCAGACCCCGCCGGTCGACCGGCTGGCGGTCCGCACATACGTCACCCCGTGGGACCCGATCGTCGTCCGCGAGGCGCTGCTGCGCGAACATTATCGCGGCGGCCAGAGCTATTTCGTCGTGCCCCGCGTCGCCGACCTGCCGGACATCGAGGAATGGCTGCGCGAGGAAGTGCCCGAAGTGAAGGCGATCGCCGCGCACGGGCAGATGGCTGCGGGCGAGGTCGAAGAGCGGATGAGCGCCTTCTACGACCGAAAGTACGACGTGCTCCTCTCGACCACCATCGTCGAGAGCGGGCTCGACATCCCCAGCGCCAACACGCTGGTGGTCCACCGTGCCGACCGCTTCGGCCTCGCCCAGCTCTACCAGCTGCGCGGGCGGGTCGGCCGGTCGAAGACGCGCGCTTACGCCTATCTGACGACCCCGCCCGACCGGCAGATCACCGAGACCGCCGAAAAGCGGCTTCAGGTGCTCGCCAACCTCGACAGTCTCGGCGCCGGGTTCCAGCTTGCCAGCCACGACCTCGACATCCGCGGCGCGGGCAATCTGCTCGGCGACGAGCAGTCGGGGCACATCAAGGAGGTCGGGTTCGAGCTCTACCAGTCAATGCTGGAGGAGGCGATCCTAGCGGTGAAGAGCGGCCACGCCGACACGCCGAAGGAAGAGTTCTCGCCGCAGATCAATGTGGAGGCGCCGGTGATGATCCCGGAAGCCTATGTCCCCGACCTCGACCTGCGCATGGGCCTCTATCGCCGTCTTGGCGAGCTCGAGGATCGTCAGCAGGTGGAGGAATTCGCCGCCGAGCTGATCGACCGCTTCGGGCCGCTGCCGGGCGACACCGAGAACCTGCTCTCGATCGTCGAGACCAAGATCAACTGTCGCAAGGCTTGCATTGCCAAGCTCGACGTCGGCGCCAAGGGCGCGGTGGTGACCTTCGCGCCGTCCGGGTTCCCGGACGTGCCGGGGCTGCTCGGCTATGTCGATCGGCTGAAGGGCGCGGCCAAGCTGCGTCCCGACCAGAAGCTGGTTGTCAGCCGCGACTGGGGCAATGCCAAGAGCCGCCTCGACGGCGCTCTGCAGATTTCGCGCGGCCTCGCTCGGGTGGTCGCGGCGGGCGAGAAGGCCAAGGTGCTCGAGCCGGCCTGA
- a CDS encoding alpha/beta hydrolase, translated as MRSLMVVLALAFGLLCPGPLRAENPRVPGPWRPATGLVQVPIWPHGAPDMADWKQPPETVEVNDTTATLGHRSEAAWDVRDPTMTVYPPKGRNSGAAIVVFPGGGFQAVVVTLEGTEICDWVTAHGMTCILSKYRVPGTNHYWNAACNCHVSPPVPRALQDAQRTIRLVRSRAAALGVDPKRIGVMGFSAGGYLVAQTSNIFAPSYRPVDAIDRVSSRPDFAIALYPGHLCREGGKFDPSIHVGKTAPPTFLVQAWDDPVDEICNSTMYARALDAAGVPSEVHLFAHGGHAFALRKAGEPVGRWPSLLLAWLGEMHIVPPSR; from the coding sequence TTGCGTTCGTTGATGGTGGTGCTTGCGCTGGCGTTCGGTCTCCTGTGCCCAGGCCCGCTACGGGCGGAGAACCCCCGCGTACCCGGCCCGTGGCGCCCCGCGACGGGGCTGGTCCAGGTGCCGATCTGGCCGCACGGCGCACCCGACATGGCGGACTGGAAGCAACCTCCCGAGACGGTCGAAGTCAACGACACCACCGCGACCCTCGGCCACCGCTCGGAAGCCGCGTGGGACGTGCGCGACCCGACCATGACCGTCTACCCGCCCAAGGGGCGAAACAGCGGGGCAGCCATCGTGGTGTTCCCCGGCGGCGGGTTCCAGGCAGTGGTGGTCACGCTCGAAGGCACCGAGATCTGCGACTGGGTGACTGCGCACGGCATGACCTGCATCCTGTCCAAGTACCGGGTGCCGGGAACGAATCACTACTGGAACGCGGCCTGCAACTGCCACGTCAGCCCGCCCGTCCCGCGCGCACTGCAAGATGCGCAGAGGACGATCCGGCTGGTCAGGTCGCGCGCGGCCGCGCTCGGCGTCGACCCCAAGCGAATCGGCGTGATGGGGTTCTCGGCGGGCGGCTACCTCGTCGCGCAGACCAGCAACATTTTCGCGCCCTCCTATCGTCCCGTCGACGCGATCGACCGGGTCAGCAGCCGTCCCGACTTCGCCATCGCGCTCTACCCGGGCCACCTCTGCCGGGAGGGTGGGAAGTTCGACCCGTCGATCCACGTCGGCAAGACCGCGCCGCCGACCTTCCTCGTCCAGGCGTGGGACGACCCCGTCGACGAGATCTGCAACAGCACCATGTACGCGCGCGCGCTCGATGCCGCTGGCGTGCCGAGCGAGGTTCATCTCTTCGCGCACGGTGGCCATGCCTTCGCCCTTCGCAAGGCGGGCGAGCCGGTCGGTCGCTGGCCGTCGCTGCTGCTCGCCTGGCTCGGCGAGATGCACATCGTTCCGCCGTCACGCTGA
- a CDS encoding YgaP family membrane protein, giving the protein MLKNVGPEDRLVRVVVALVLAALIYLVPITGTAALLTGLVAAVLLVTGLLARCPAYKLIGVDTSIQEQPYSTTDERAGFRN; this is encoded by the coding sequence ATGCTCAAGAATGTCGGACCGGAAGACCGCCTGGTGCGGGTCGTCGTCGCGCTAGTGCTCGCCGCGCTCATCTACCTCGTCCCGATCACCGGCACCGCAGCGCTCCTCACCGGGCTGGTCGCGGCCGTGCTGCTGGTCACCGGGCTGCTTGCGCGCTGCCCGGCCTACAAGCTGATCGGGGTCGACACCTCGATCCAGGAACAGCCCTACTCGACGACGGACGAGCGGGCCGGCTTCCGCAACTGA
- a CDS encoding EAL domain-containing protein produces MFAWKRQWRKDRESDRTVTTVEVRGPDAALARAIAADEITILFQPQIVPATGRIVAVEALARWAGEPRPEQLFARAERAGLAERLSRHIQRKAIQTVAGWAGPMAELRLSLNLLPQDVARPGFERWLLAQLGEAELPPARLTMEITEGSLVDDRIAASARLAQLRAAGVRIAIDDFGTGYSSLAYLSSLPLDTIKIDRGLIRDIVGGSRDRIVVKAMIRLARELNLSVVVEGVESEAQLGLLAEWGCDLYQGFLGAVPLSEEELLFFIEAGRAEAACAA; encoded by the coding sequence ATGTTCGCGTGGAAGAGGCAGTGGCGGAAGGACCGGGAGTCCGACCGAACCGTGACGACCGTCGAGGTGAGAGGGCCCGACGCGGCGCTCGCGCGTGCCATCGCGGCGGACGAGATCACCATCCTCTTTCAGCCGCAGATCGTCCCCGCCACCGGCCGCATCGTCGCCGTGGAGGCGCTCGCGCGGTGGGCCGGGGAGCCGCGGCCCGAGCAGCTGTTCGCGCGCGCCGAGCGCGCCGGGCTGGCCGAGCGGCTGTCGCGCCACATCCAGCGCAAAGCGATCCAGACGGTGGCCGGCTGGGCCGGGCCGATGGCGGAGCTGCGCCTTTCGCTCAACCTCCTGCCGCAGGACGTGGCCCGGCCGGGGTTCGAGCGCTGGCTGCTGGCGCAGCTCGGCGAGGCGGAGCTGCCGCCCGCCCGGCTGACGATGGAGATCACCGAGGGAAGCCTGGTCGATGACCGGATCGCCGCGTCGGCCCGTCTCGCGCAGCTACGCGCCGCCGGGGTGCGGATTGCGATCGACGACTTCGGGACGGGCTATTCCAGCCTCGCCTATCTCAGCTCGCTTCCACTCGACACGATTAAGATCGACCGCGGGCTGATCCGCGACATTGTCGGCGGCAGCCGTGACCGGATCGTGGTCAAAGCGATGATCCGTCTCGCGCGCGAACTCAATCTGAGTGTCGTCGTGGAAGGCGTTGAAAGCGAAGCGCAACTCGGCCTGCTTGCCGAGTGGGGCTGCGATCTTTACCAGGGCTTCCTAGGCGCCGTCCCGCTGAGCGAAGAGGAACTGCTCTTCTTCATCGAGGCCGGCCGGGCCGAAGCGGCCTGCGCCGCCTAG
- a CDS encoding NAD kinase yields the protein MTADRDLARLGVGLVSSYTEAARAAEELLRRRYHWADAAEAETLVALGGDGFMLHTLHDMLDLGHPRPVFGMNRGTVGFLMNEWRMDRLAERIAGAKPIHVAPLIMKATCVDGNTHSHAAINEVSLLRETRNTAKIEVSVNGRVALPELVADGVLVATPAGSTAYNLSAHGPILPLQARMLALTPISPFRPRRWSGAILPDDTRIHFRVLDAGQRSVSAVADQFEVRDVATVEVSLDRSASLTLLFDPEHALDERIAMEQFAT from the coding sequence ATGACGGCCGACCGCGACCTCGCGCGGCTGGGGGTCGGGCTGGTTTCCTCCTACACCGAAGCGGCGCGCGCCGCGGAGGAGCTGCTCCGCCGCCGCTATCATTGGGCGGACGCGGCCGAGGCGGAGACGCTGGTCGCGCTCGGCGGCGACGGCTTCATGCTGCACACGCTCCACGACATGCTCGATCTCGGCCACCCTCGGCCGGTGTTCGGAATGAACCGCGGAACGGTCGGCTTCCTGATGAACGAATGGCGGATGGACCGGCTCGCCGAGCGGATCGCCGGGGCCAAGCCGATCCACGTCGCGCCATTGATCATGAAGGCTACCTGCGTCGACGGGAACACGCACAGCCATGCCGCGATCAACGAGGTCTCGCTACTCCGCGAGACCCGCAACACCGCCAAGATCGAGGTCAGCGTCAACGGCCGCGTCGCGCTGCCCGAGCTGGTGGCGGACGGCGTCCTGGTGGCGACGCCGGCGGGCTCGACCGCCTACAACCTCTCCGCGCATGGACCGATCCTGCCGCTGCAGGCGCGGATGCTAGCGCTCACCCCGATCAGCCCGTTCCGTCCCCGCCGCTGGTCGGGCGCGATCCTGCCCGACGACACGCGGATCCACTTCCGGGTGCTCGACGCCGGGCAGCGCAGCGTCTCGGCGGTCGCCGACCAGTTCGAGGTGCGCGACGTCGCCACCGTCGAGGTCAGCCTCGACCGAAGCGCCTCGCTGACCCTGTTGTTCGACCCCGAGCACGCGCTCGACGAGCGGATCGCGATGGAGCAATTCGCCACGTGA
- the putA gene encoding bifunctional proline dehydrogenase/L-glutamate gamma-semialdehyde dehydrogenase PutA, whose product MTIDRTAVRRAYRADEESLVAERLTEARLPAGKHGEASAVARTLVSKVRSHKPAGLDAFMHAYDLGSDEGIALMCLAEALLRIPDAHTADELIRDKLAGPDWSEKLGDSHSPFVNAATFSLLLTGKVLDGAQDRSANWRAALNRAVGRLGEPVIRTAVGQAMKILGGQFVYGRTIDEALERAAPERKKGLSHSFDMLGEAARTFEDAERYAVSYRSALARIAREAKGGMVMSPGISVKLSALHPRYDFLRADEAKAHILPILLDLARTASAADIHLTIDAEEADRLELQMDMLEAMVREDALFANGWAGLGIALQAYQKRAVPLVDWVIDLARTHGRKLMVRLVKGAYWDSEVKMAQVAGLEDYPVFTRKVATDVSYLACAKRMLAASDCLYPAFATHNANTIGAIKAMAGHNSHFEFQRLHGMGEGLYAGLAEHERAMGEPQTPVRIYAPVGSHKDLLAYLVRRLLENGANSSFVNRIADEDVPLDDLVRDPVAQLDAMTPRRNPAIPLPGEMFGTTRRNSSGCDLSDPLVREPLMRRLADLSQRRWTAEPTLGQAAAGEAIRSPTDRSITIGEVRNATVDGLDAAARAADQAQPAWDALGGEARGRLLDRTADLFEDHREEFYSLCVREAGKTLVDAVLEVREAVDFLRYYAGEARRQFTRGTVLPGPTGERNVLKLHGRGVFACISPWNFPLAIFTGPVAAALAAGNATLAKPAEQTPLIGALAVRLMHEAGIPREVVQLVPGDGKVGAALVAHPAIAGVAFTGSTATAKAINRTLAERDGAIVPLIAETGGQNAMIVDSSALPEQVTRDVVASAFQSAGQRCSALRVLFVQEDVADGMTRMIGGAMEALRIGDPADLRTDVGPVIDEEARGSLDAHLAWLDGNARKLIRMTLPEEAAKGSFVPPAMYEIRSLSDLSAENFGPILHVIRFPAGGLDTVVDQVNATGFGLTLGLQSRIDTVRDQVERRARVGNLYVNRNQIGAVVESQPFGGEGLSGTGPKAGGPHYVARFATERVTCIDTTAAGGNATLMAEID is encoded by the coding sequence ATGACCATCGATCGCACCGCCGTCCGTCGCGCCTATCGCGCGGACGAGGAGAGCCTCGTCGCCGAACGGCTGACCGAGGCTAGGCTCCCCGCGGGCAAGCATGGCGAGGCGTCCGCGGTGGCTCGCACCCTGGTGTCGAAGGTTCGCAGCCACAAGCCGGCCGGGCTCGACGCCTTCATGCACGCTTATGATCTCGGCTCTGACGAGGGCATTGCCCTCATGTGCCTCGCCGAGGCGCTGCTCCGGATCCCCGACGCCCACACCGCCGATGAGCTGATCCGCGACAAGCTGGCGGGGCCCGACTGGTCGGAGAAGCTGGGCGACAGCCACTCGCCCTTCGTCAACGCCGCGACCTTCTCGCTGCTGCTGACCGGCAAGGTGCTCGACGGCGCGCAGGACCGCTCGGCCAATTGGCGCGCCGCGCTCAATCGCGCGGTCGGCCGCCTCGGCGAGCCGGTGATCCGCACCGCGGTTGGGCAGGCGATGAAGATCCTCGGCGGCCAGTTCGTCTACGGCCGCACGATCGACGAGGCGCTCGAGCGCGCCGCGCCGGAGCGGAAGAAGGGGCTCAGCCACAGCTTCGACATGCTCGGCGAGGCGGCCCGCACCTTCGAGGACGCGGAGCGCTACGCCGTGAGCTACCGCAGCGCGCTCGCCCGCATCGCCCGCGAGGCCAAGGGCGGCATGGTCATGTCGCCCGGCATCTCGGTGAAGCTCTCTGCGCTTCACCCGCGCTACGACTTCCTCCGCGCCGACGAGGCCAAGGCGCACATACTTCCCATCCTGCTCGACCTTGCCCGGACCGCCAGCGCGGCCGACATCCACCTCACCATCGACGCCGAGGAGGCCGATCGGCTCGAGCTGCAGATGGACATGCTCGAAGCGATGGTCCGCGAGGACGCGCTGTTCGCCAACGGCTGGGCGGGGCTCGGGATCGCGCTCCAGGCCTATCAGAAGCGCGCCGTTCCACTGGTCGACTGGGTCATCGATCTCGCCCGCACCCACGGCCGCAAGCTGATGGTCCGGCTGGTCAAGGGCGCCTACTGGGACAGCGAAGTGAAGATGGCGCAGGTCGCCGGACTCGAGGACTACCCCGTCTTCACCCGCAAGGTTGCGACCGACGTCTCATACCTTGCCTGCGCCAAGCGGATGCTGGCTGCCAGCGACTGCCTCTATCCCGCCTTCGCCACGCACAACGCCAACACCATCGGTGCGATCAAGGCGATGGCCGGGCACAACAGCCATTTCGAGTTCCAGCGCCTACACGGCATGGGCGAGGGGCTCTACGCCGGGCTCGCCGAGCATGAGCGCGCGATGGGCGAGCCGCAGACCCCCGTGCGCATCTATGCGCCGGTCGGCAGCCACAAGGACCTGCTCGCCTACCTCGTGCGCCGCCTGCTCGAGAACGGCGCCAATTCGAGCTTCGTCAATCGCATCGCCGACGAGGACGTGCCGCTCGACGATCTCGTCCGCGATCCGGTCGCGCAGCTCGACGCCATGACGCCGCGGCGCAACCCCGCGATCCCGCTACCCGGCGAGATGTTCGGGACCACGCGCCGCAACAGCAGCGGCTGCGACCTGTCCGACCCGCTCGTCCGCGAGCCGCTGATGCGCCGCCTCGCCGACCTCAGCCAGCGGCGCTGGACCGCCGAGCCTACGCTCGGTCAGGCGGCGGCTGGAGAGGCGATCCGCTCGCCGACGGACCGCTCGATCACCATCGGCGAGGTCCGCAACGCCACGGTCGACGGTCTCGACGCCGCCGCCCGCGCTGCAGACCAAGCGCAGCCCGCCTGGGATGCGCTCGGCGGGGAGGCGCGGGGGCGCCTGCTCGACCGCACGGCCGACCTGTTCGAGGACCATCGCGAGGAATTCTACAGCCTGTGCGTGCGCGAGGCCGGCAAGACCTTGGTCGACGCGGTGCTCGAGGTGCGCGAGGCAGTCGACTTCCTCCGCTACTATGCCGGCGAGGCGCGCCGCCAGTTCACCCGCGGCACCGTGCTGCCCGGGCCGACCGGCGAGCGCAACGTGCTGAAGCTCCATGGCCGCGGGGTGTTCGCCTGCATCTCGCCCTGGAACTTCCCGCTCGCTATCTTCACGGGACCGGTTGCCGCCGCGCTCGCGGCCGGCAATGCCACGCTGGCCAAGCCGGCCGAGCAGACTCCGCTGATCGGCGCGCTGGCGGTCCGCCTGATGCACGAAGCCGGCATCCCGCGCGAGGTCGTCCAGCTGGTGCCCGGCGACGGCAAGGTCGGCGCCGCGCTGGTCGCCCATCCGGCGATCGCCGGCGTGGCGTTCACCGGCTCGACCGCGACCGCCAAGGCAATCAACCGCACGCTGGCGGAGCGCGACGGCGCGATCGTCCCGCTAATCGCCGAGACCGGAGGCCAGAACGCGATGATCGTCGACAGCTCGGCACTGCCCGAGCAGGTCACCCGCGACGTCGTCGCCTCGGCCTTCCAGTCGGCCGGACAGCGCTGCTCGGCCCTCCGCGTGCTGTTCGTTCAGGAAGACGTCGCCGATGGCATGACCCGGATGATCGGCGGCGCGATGGAGGCGCTTCGCATCGGCGACCCCGCCGACCTCCGCACCGACGTCGGACCGGTGATCGACGAGGAGGCGAGGGGATCGCTCGACGCGCACCTCGCATGGCTCGACGGCAATGCCCGCAAGCTGATTCGGATGACGCTGCCGGAGGAGGCCGCGAAGGGCAGCTTCGTGCCTCCCGCCATGTACGAGATCCGCTCGCTAAGCGACTTGTCCGCCGAGAATTTCGGCCCGATCCTCCACGTCATCCGATTTCCCGCGGGCGGGCTCGACACGGTGGTGGACCAGGTGAACGCGACCGGCTTTGGCCTGACGTTGGGCCTCCAGAGCCGGATTGACACGGTCCGCGATCAGGTCGAGCGGCGGGCCCGCGTCGGCAACCTCTACGTCAACCGTAACCAGATCGGCGCGGTGGTGGAAAGCCAGCCGTTCGGCGGAGAAGGGCTCAGTGGCACCGGTCCCAAGGCCGGCGGCCCCCATTATGTCGCGCGCTTCGCGACCGAGCGCGTCACCTGCATCGATACGACGGCGGCCGGCGGCAACGCGACGCTGATGGCGGAGATCGACTAG